A genomic segment from Leptolyngbya boryana PCC 6306 encodes:
- a CDS encoding FAD-dependent oxidoreductase, translating to MPIQQNQHAIVIGGSIAGLLAARVLSEYFHQVTIVDRDQLPLTAEPRRGVPQSVQPHVLFTKGYRILEALFPGIDDALATAGAIPFDWGKDFLYFQAGRWSPTTETPVGLESYTCTRPLLESIIRQQVSKIANIDFLPGQRVIGLLLNQTVIQGVKLPNGELTAQLVVDASGRSTHVPQWLETLGITPPPITVIDPGLGYTTRRYRIPSQFQPDGRVLLISQVPPDQTRLGYLAQVENDQWIATLGGYAHDYPPIEEQGFLQFAQSLDHPAFYEAIAQAEPVSDIQAHRATMNRLYHYEKIAMPEGLIAIGDAVCALCPIYGQGMTVSALASLVLQQWLAKSQKPNFQKQLARSNAFAWSLATGSDSKFPTTKGAIAPKSGAKLFQVYLDRLMATAQKDVEVHLAFLQMAHMLKPPSIVFHPKLVLKTLF from the coding sequence ATGCCTATCCAACAGAATCAACATGCGATCGTCATTGGTGGCAGTATTGCTGGATTGCTTGCGGCGCGTGTGCTATCCGAATATTTTCATCAAGTGACGATCGTCGATCGCGATCAGCTCCCCCTGACGGCTGAACCGCGACGAGGCGTACCGCAATCTGTTCAACCGCATGTTCTATTTACCAAAGGCTACCGAATCTTAGAAGCACTCTTTCCTGGCATTGACGATGCACTTGCAACGGCTGGAGCCATTCCGTTTGATTGGGGAAAAGACTTCTTGTACTTTCAAGCGGGTCGCTGGTCACCAACAACCGAAACACCCGTTGGGCTAGAATCTTACACTTGTACCCGCCCATTGCTCGAAAGCATAATTCGACAACAAGTGAGTAAAATTGCCAATATTGATTTTTTACCAGGGCAACGAGTGATTGGATTGTTGCTCAATCAGACTGTAATTCAAGGTGTCAAACTTCCAAACGGCGAGCTTACTGCCCAACTTGTTGTGGATGCTAGTGGTCGAAGTACCCACGTTCCTCAATGGTTAGAAACTCTTGGAATCACTCCACCTCCTATAACTGTGATTGATCCAGGATTAGGCTATACAACTCGTCGATATCGCATTCCCTCTCAGTTTCAGCCGGATGGTAGGGTTTTGCTGATTAGCCAAGTCCCCCCTGATCAAACTCGTTTGGGATATTTAGCTCAAGTGGAAAATGATCAATGGATTGCTACCTTGGGAGGATATGCACATGATTATCCGCCGATCGAGGAACAAGGCTTTTTACAATTTGCTCAAAGTTTAGATCATCCTGCTTTCTATGAAGCGATCGCGCAAGCAGAACCCGTGTCTGATATTCAAGCCCATCGTGCCACAATGAATCGACTGTATCACTACGAAAAAATTGCGATGCCAGAAGGGTTAATTGCGATCGGAGATGCGGTCTGCGCGCTTTGTCCCATCTATGGACAAGGCATGACCGTAAGTGCATTAGCCTCGCTGGTTTTACAACAATGGTTAGCAAAATCGCAGAAACCAAATTTTCAAAAGCAACTGGCTCGCAGTAATGCTTTTGCTTGGTCACTAGCAACCGGATCTGATTCTAAATTTCCAACTACGAAAGGAGCGATCGCACCGAAATCGGGAGCAAAATTATTCCAGGTTTATCTCGATCGATTGATGGCTACTGCACAAAAAGATGTTGAGGTACATTTGGCTTTTTTACAAATGGCACATATGCTGAAGCCTCCGAGTATTGTGTTTCATCCCAAATTAGTGCTGAAAACATTGTTCTAA
- the glyS gene encoding glycine--tRNA ligase subunit beta, whose amino-acid sequence MPSFLLEVGTEELPASFVDEALSQWRSRIPKQLAELNLTTDAIQFYGTPRRLAIVIQGLPAQQPDQEEEVKGPPAQAAFKDGQPTKAAEGFAQKQGVSIADFEIRPTEKGEFIFVKKTIKGRAIAQILTELIPQWITQLEGKRFMRWGDGDLRFSRPIRWLVTLLDGDVLPIEITSNSIAYKSDRISWGHRVLHPDPVSIPNPESYVSTLKSAFVEVDPEQRQIVIKQQVEAAAKQLNGVAIIDADLLLEVTNLVEYPSAVVGKFDAEFLELPAEVITTEMESHQRYFPVQKAGSSELLPNFITASNGDPQKAAIIASGNERVIRARLSDGKFFFDADRKIPLEAYLPKLETVTFQADLGSVRAKVDRIVAIAGQICTQLQVGDRTEIEQAALLCKADLVTQMVGEFPELQGVMGQKYAIAGGQSETVANAIYEHYLPRGAGDDLPQSLAGQIVGISDRLDTLVSIFGLGLIPSGSSDPFALRRAATAIVNITWAANLKLDLNLLLEQLVKGFSENYAQVQKLATADLLKQLKDFFLQRVETLLKDEKIDYDLVNAVLGENDPDYAARALQNLLDVRDRANFLQTIRNDQRLATIYETVNRASRLAVQGTLDRQQLDPVPVIRSELFEKNSEKAFFTALQQLNQTLQGKTDYTKLVEALSQIAPTVSAFFDGEDSVLVMDSNPDIKQNRLNLLGILRNHARSLADFGAIVKS is encoded by the coding sequence ATGCCGTCATTTTTACTAGAAGTTGGAACTGAAGAACTACCCGCAAGTTTTGTCGATGAAGCGTTGTCACAATGGCGATCGCGGATTCCGAAACAATTAGCGGAGTTAAATTTGACGACTGACGCGATTCAGTTTTATGGAACGCCGCGACGATTAGCGATCGTCATTCAAGGGTTGCCTGCTCAACAGCCGGATCAAGAAGAAGAAGTCAAAGGACCGCCTGCACAAGCAGCTTTCAAGGATGGACAGCCCACCAAGGCAGCCGAAGGATTTGCCCAAAAACAAGGAGTCTCGATCGCGGATTTTGAAATTCGTCCAACCGAGAAAGGCGAATTCATTTTTGTCAAAAAAACAATCAAAGGCAGAGCGATCGCGCAAATCCTAACGGAATTAATTCCGCAATGGATCACACAATTGGAAGGAAAACGCTTTATGCGTTGGGGAGATGGCGATTTGCGCTTTTCTCGACCGATTCGCTGGTTGGTCACGTTGCTTGATGGCGATGTTTTACCGATCGAGATTACGAGTAATTCGATTGCATACAAGAGCGATCGCATTTCTTGGGGTCATCGCGTTTTACATCCTGATCCGGTTTCAATTCCGAATCCAGAATCTTATGTTTCAACCTTGAAATCTGCATTCGTTGAAGTTGATCCCGAACAGCGTCAGATTGTAATTAAACAGCAAGTCGAAGCAGCAGCAAAACAGTTGAATGGAGTTGCCATTATCGATGCTGATTTGCTGCTCGAGGTGACGAACTTAGTCGAGTATCCTTCAGCGGTTGTGGGCAAGTTTGATGCAGAATTTTTAGAACTTCCGGCGGAAGTAATCACAACCGAAATGGAAAGCCATCAGCGGTATTTCCCGGTGCAGAAAGCAGGCAGTTCTGAACTATTGCCGAACTTTATTACGGCATCCAATGGCGATCCTCAAAAAGCAGCAATCATTGCATCCGGAAATGAGCGAGTGATTCGGGCGCGGTTGTCCGATGGGAAGTTCTTCTTTGATGCCGATCGTAAAATTCCTCTGGAAGCCTATTTACCCAAGCTCGAAACAGTGACATTCCAAGCGGATTTGGGATCAGTCCGTGCAAAAGTCGATCGCATTGTGGCGATCGCAGGTCAGATTTGCACTCAGTTACAAGTTGGGGATCGCACTGAAATTGAACAAGCAGCACTCTTATGCAAAGCTGATCTCGTGACTCAAATGGTAGGCGAATTCCCAGAGCTTCAAGGGGTGATGGGACAGAAATACGCGATCGCAGGAGGTCAGTCCGAAACGGTTGCGAATGCGATTTATGAACATTATTTGCCCAGAGGTGCAGGCGATGATTTGCCGCAATCTTTAGCAGGTCAGATTGTCGGAATTAGCGATCGCTTAGATACCTTAGTCAGCATTTTTGGATTGGGATTAATCCCGTCTGGATCGTCTGATCCATTTGCTCTGAGACGAGCAGCAACCGCGATCGTCAACATTACTTGGGCAGCAAACTTAAAGCTGGATCTCAATTTACTTTTAGAACAGTTAGTTAAGGGTTTTAGTGAAAACTACGCGCAAGTCCAGAAATTAGCGACGGCTGATTTGCTCAAGCAGTTGAAAGACTTTTTCTTACAGCGCGTTGAAACATTGCTGAAAGACGAAAAAATTGACTATGACTTAGTAAATGCTGTGTTGGGTGAGAATGACCCAGACTACGCAGCGCGGGCATTGCAGAACTTATTAGATGTCCGCGATCGCGCGAATTTCTTACAGACGATTCGCAATGATCAGCGTCTAGCAACCATTTACGAAACCGTGAATCGTGCGTCTCGACTCGCCGTTCAAGGCACATTAGATCGACAACAGCTTGATCCCGTTCCCGTCATTCGTTCTGAACTGTTTGAAAAGAATTCTGAGAAAGCTTTCTTTACTGCCCTGCAACAGTTGAATCAAACCCTGCAAGGCAAGACGGATTACACGAAGCTCGTAGAGGCTTTAAGTCAGATTGCTCCAACCGTGAGTGCCTTTTTTGATGGAGAAGATAGCGTGTTGGTGATGGATTCTAATCCAGACATCAAGCAAAATCGTTTGAATTTGTTGGGGATTTTGCGAAATCATGCGCGATCGCTGGCGGATTTTGGCGCGATCGTCAAATCCTAG
- a CDS encoding ATP-dependent 6-phosphofructokinase — protein MKTLERLGILTSGGDCPGLNAVIRAVVSHAVLTYGWHVVGIPYATRGLLDRAMMPLSLHGLDLKGIDPLLTMGGTILGSINKGDTLSRIQEVLDGYAALELDALIGIGGDGSLAILNQLATQGNWQFIGIPKTIDNDVACTERAIGFDTAVNTITEALTRLTFTAASHDRVMIVEVMGREAGHLALHSGIAGGADVILIPEISYSIAQVCQHLAELRDRWGRRFAIVVVAEGAHRSLESANQSCEAIKCGMGQYVANEIATCSPYPVDCRVSVLGHIQRGGIPSALDRLIAASLGKTAVDLIANGESQKMVAWQNGHAETVPLDAVLAKSPCSVDPASDLVQTARALGIYTGK, from the coding sequence ATGAAGACATTGGAACGACTCGGAATTTTAACCAGTGGAGGAGATTGCCCAGGGTTGAATGCAGTCATCCGGGCGGTCGTCAGCCATGCCGTGCTCACTTACGGTTGGCATGTTGTGGGGATTCCTTATGCAACCCGAGGCTTGCTCGATCGAGCAATGATGCCACTGAGCTTACACGGCTTAGATTTAAAGGGAATTGATCCATTGCTGACAATGGGCGGAACGATTCTTGGCAGCATTAACAAAGGAGATACCCTGAGTAGAATCCAGGAAGTTTTAGATGGATATGCTGCCTTAGAGCTTGATGCGTTGATTGGAATTGGTGGAGATGGGAGTTTAGCGATTCTCAATCAACTCGCAACTCAGGGAAATTGGCAGTTTATTGGCATTCCAAAAACGATCGATAATGATGTTGCTTGCACTGAACGAGCCATTGGATTCGATACCGCAGTCAATACGATTACAGAAGCACTGACTCGATTAACCTTTACTGCTGCGAGTCACGATCGCGTCATGATCGTCGAAGTGATGGGACGAGAAGCGGGGCATCTCGCTTTGCATTCTGGAATTGCAGGCGGAGCGGATGTGATTTTGATTCCTGAAATTTCTTACTCGATCGCACAAGTCTGCCAACATCTTGCCGAATTGCGCGATCGCTGGGGACGAAGATTTGCGATCGTGGTCGTTGCGGAAGGCGCACATCGGAGTTTAGAAAGCGCAAATCAATCTTGCGAAGCCATAAAATGTGGGATGGGACAATATGTTGCGAATGAAATCGCAACATGTAGCCCTTACCCTGTCGATTGCCGAGTCTCGGTGCTAGGGCACATTCAGCGAGGTGGCATTCCTTCAGCACTCGATCGCCTGATCGCAGCTAGCTTGGGCAAAACTGCCGTCGATTTAATTGCGAATGGAGAGTCGCAAAAAATGGTTGCCTGGCAGAATGGTCATGCTGAAACCGTTCCGCTTGATGCAGTTTTAGCAAAGAGTCCGTGTTCTGTTGATCCGGCAAGTGATCTGGTACAGACTGCAAGGGCTTTAGGCATCTATACAGGCAAGTAA
- a CDS encoding DUF4342 domain-containing protein, which yields MNTPLDEPKEVIETVPTEVVSPETEPHFEEKGTIEEFTISGDALVAKVRELIHQGNIRRIILKNEERTLIEIPLTVGVVGGVVSAALFPVIAAVGVIGAMVAHLTIVIEKKE from the coding sequence ATGAATACTCCTCTCGACGAACCTAAAGAAGTCATCGAAACAGTGCCAACCGAAGTTGTTTCTCCAGAAACTGAACCTCACTTTGAAGAGAAAGGAACGATCGAGGAATTTACAATTAGCGGCGATGCTTTAGTCGCGAAAGTCAGAGAACTGATTCATCAAGGCAATATTCGCCGGATTATTCTCAAAAACGAAGAGCGAACACTCATCGAAATTCCACTCACGGTTGGGGTTGTCGGTGGTGTTGTCAGTGCAGCTTTGTTTCCGGTGATTGCGGCTGTCGGTGTGATTGGGGCAATGGTGGCACATCTCACGATCGTGATTGAGAAAAAAGAATAG
- a CDS encoding DUF6920 family protein, producing the protein MLAKILFLVGSLVAIALIALLIIQAKNNAEIAQIWQTLEPKIPAVEPFSQDLIADQPEPVQRYFLHAIAPGTPLANAVYLTMKGTIRLAPNQDWMPLQAEEQLSTTGFVWQANARQGIIQMQGADYYTASTGRMRFSLWGVIPVVNAQSPDLMRSAIGRSVGELFWLPSALLPQRGVSWQVINDNTIQASLTLDNEPITLTFVIDSQGRLLKSSFLRWGDQTEDKQYAKIPFGGEYQAEQTFGGYTIPSQMGAGWWIGSDRYFEFFRVTLEQAVFQ; encoded by the coding sequence ATGCTGGCAAAGATTTTATTCCTTGTCGGATCGTTAGTTGCGATCGCATTGATTGCGCTACTCATCATACAAGCAAAAAATAATGCAGAGATTGCACAAATTTGGCAAACCTTAGAACCTAAAATACCCGCAGTCGAACCATTTAGCCAAGACCTAATTGCAGATCAACCGGAACCTGTACAGCGATATTTTTTACATGCGATCGCGCCTGGAACGCCCCTAGCAAACGCTGTCTACCTAACAATGAAAGGTACAATTCGACTTGCACCCAATCAAGACTGGATGCCTCTCCAAGCAGAAGAACAGCTTTCTACTACAGGATTTGTCTGGCAAGCGAACGCAAGACAAGGAATTATCCAGATGCAAGGAGCAGACTACTACACGGCTAGTACTGGACGAATGCGGTTTTCGCTCTGGGGGGTGATTCCTGTTGTCAATGCTCAAAGTCCTGATCTGATGCGCTCGGCAATTGGGCGCTCTGTAGGAGAGTTGTTCTGGTTGCCGTCTGCTTTACTGCCTCAGCGAGGTGTGAGTTGGCAAGTCATTAATGACAACACAATTCAAGCGAGCCTGACGCTCGACAATGAGCCGATTACTCTGACTTTTGTGATTGATAGCCAGGGCAGATTACTCAAGAGTTCTTTTCTTCGTTGGGGGGATCAAACCGAAGATAAACAGTATGCCAAGATTCCTTTTGGTGGGGAATACCAAGCAGAACAGACCTTTGGCGGTTACACAATTCCCTCGCAGATGGGTGCAGGCTGGTGGATTGGCAGCGATCGCTACTTTGAATTCTTTCGCGTCACCCTTGAGCAAGCAGTATTTCAATGA
- a CDS encoding MBOAT family O-acyltransferase, translating to MIFSSLEFFVFFSVLIGILLLARSQGFKKIILLGASYFFYGYWDERFVFLLAALTIVNYAIGFQIESTQNPEKKRWLIAGITFNLIVLGFFKYFNFFIDSLNLGLNVLNLNLSNLRIILPIGISFITFEVISYLADIYRGTSRPAKTFWDFALLVAFFPHLISGPILRSSQFLGEIEKGIHLNRENFSQGAQLFLLGLVRKVIVADRLALFVNEVFKQPADYSAMTLWLAVMGYAIQLYCDFCGYSDMAIGTAKILGFDIPKNFATPYLSRSITEFWRRWHISLSNWLRDYLYIPLGGDRRGKVQQYGNLMIVMLLGGLWHGASWNFVVWGGLHGGALVVHKLYADRIPKSSVTQAWDYQLCANFVTLLFVCLTWIFFRSSDFSTSLFILQKLWGVIDPTGINWFATALAIAVPMFILTDYAGHQLAQGMRLRLSSLPGLCAFFFVMFGVVFLAPAQPAPFIYFQF from the coding sequence ATGATTTTCTCAAGCTTAGAATTTTTTGTCTTTTTTAGCGTTCTGATTGGAATTTTATTGCTTGCGAGATCGCAGGGATTCAAAAAAATCATTTTACTCGGTGCTAGCTACTTCTTCTACGGCTATTGGGACGAACGCTTTGTTTTTCTGCTTGCTGCACTGACGATCGTGAATTACGCGATTGGTTTCCAGATTGAATCGACCCAGAATCCAGAGAAGAAGCGATGGCTGATTGCAGGGATTACTTTCAATCTGATCGTGCTAGGGTTCTTCAAATATTTCAACTTTTTCATCGATTCGCTCAATCTGGGTCTGAATGTTCTGAACCTGAATTTGTCCAACCTCCGGATCATTTTGCCGATCGGCATTTCGTTCATCACTTTTGAAGTCATTAGCTACCTAGCAGATATCTATCGTGGAACGAGCAGACCCGCAAAAACGTTTTGGGATTTTGCGCTTTTGGTTGCGTTTTTTCCACATTTGATTTCGGGACCAATCCTGAGATCGAGTCAGTTCCTTGGCGAAATTGAGAAAGGCATTCACTTAAACCGGGAGAATTTCAGTCAGGGTGCTCAACTTTTCTTACTGGGCTTAGTCAGAAAAGTGATTGTTGCCGATCGCTTAGCTCTGTTTGTGAATGAAGTGTTTAAGCAGCCTGCTGATTACAGTGCAATGACGCTTTGGCTTGCGGTGATGGGATACGCGATTCAGCTTTATTGTGATTTTTGCGGCTACAGTGATATGGCGATCGGGACTGCAAAAATTCTCGGCTTTGATATTCCCAAAAACTTTGCGACACCTTATCTCTCACGCAGTATTACCGAGTTTTGGCGACGCTGGCATATTTCGCTCTCGAATTGGCTACGCGATTACCTCTATATTCCTCTGGGCGGCGATCGACGTGGGAAAGTTCAGCAATATGGCAATCTGATGATTGTGATGCTGTTAGGTGGATTATGGCATGGAGCAAGCTGGAACTTTGTGGTTTGGGGTGGGCTACATGGTGGAGCGCTTGTGGTGCATAAACTGTATGCAGACAGAATCCCAAAAAGCAGCGTTACACAAGCATGGGACTATCAGCTTTGTGCAAATTTTGTCACTCTACTCTTTGTGTGTCTAACTTGGATCTTTTTTCGATCGTCAGATTTCTCGACCTCTTTGTTCATTTTGCAGAAGCTATGGGGTGTGATTGATCCAACGGGCATCAATTGGTTTGCAACTGCACTGGCGATCGCAGTTCCAATGTTCATTCTGACGGACTATGCAGGTCACCAGCTAGCTCAAGGAATGCGCTTGAGATTAAGTTCACTTCCGGGTCTATGTGCCTTCTTTTTTGTCATGTTTGGTGTAGTTTTTCTCGCTCCAGCTCAGCCTGCGCCATTTATCTATTTTCAGTTCTAG
- a CDS encoding SGNH/GDSL hydrolase family protein: MRNFTSGRSSAPRPLLETTNPIQEDRYSSQRAILYVLLKSTIAIVLSLFAWEIIVRNTIEQSPGTTKHPILGRIYNPGDRIESGEGFSRTRMNSLGMRNDEILPKAQGEFRVLSIGDSFTSAEQVEDAKTYSARIGSTFKQQNSPVTVINGGRTGATPAYYLHLADFYKTQLQPDAVIVQINDSDFTEEGLDPTKEFYIRAQGNTFQAIHNQDFASDDRLSQLFQQKFPQLSFMLQISTLRVGGKNLQAMLKKQAKPTEAAPTKSQGNYDRLIEWTVVNLKAKYPNLVILHIPYVTFNNPNEPPNPAEAALIEIAEKHKVPIVAMRRDFVNYHQTFHQPTSGFNNSIPGTGHINEIGHELIAQRLVPLLEAMRKKTN; the protein is encoded by the coding sequence ATGAGAAATTTTACGTCAGGACGGTCGAGCGCCCCACGACCGCTTCTAGAGACAACTAACCCCATACAAGAAGATCGTTACTCCTCTCAGAGAGCGATTCTTTACGTCCTGTTAAAATCCACGATCGCGATCGTGTTATCACTTTTTGCTTGGGAAATCATTGTCCGAAATACAATCGAGCAGTCCCCAGGAACCACAAAACATCCAATTCTAGGAAGAATTTATAACCCTGGTGACAGAATCGAATCGGGTGAAGGCTTCAGCCGCACCAGAATGAACAGCTTAGGAATGCGCAACGACGAGATTCTGCCCAAAGCTCAAGGCGAATTTAGAGTTTTGTCGATCGGGGATTCGTTTACGAGTGCAGAACAAGTCGAAGATGCCAAAACCTACAGTGCGCGAATTGGATCGACTTTCAAGCAGCAGAATTCGCCTGTCACGGTTATCAATGGAGGTAGAACCGGGGCGACACCTGCCTACTATTTGCACTTAGCAGATTTCTACAAGACTCAATTGCAGCCTGACGCTGTGATAGTTCAAATTAACGATTCTGATTTTACTGAAGAAGGCTTAGATCCCACAAAAGAGTTCTACATTCGTGCTCAAGGCAACACATTTCAAGCTATTCACAATCAGGATTTTGCTAGTGATGATCGCTTATCTCAACTCTTTCAGCAAAAGTTTCCGCAGCTGAGCTTTATGTTGCAAATTTCGACACTACGAGTCGGCGGAAAGAACCTTCAAGCGATGCTGAAAAAACAGGCGAAACCGACTGAAGCAGCACCGACAAAATCGCAGGGCAATTACGATCGCTTGATTGAATGGACAGTTGTGAATTTGAAAGCGAAGTACCCGAACTTGGTGATTCTGCATATTCCCTATGTCACTTTCAACAATCCAAATGAGCCACCTAATCCGGCTGAAGCAGCTTTGATCGAAATCGCAGAAAAGCACAAGGTTCCGATCGTGGCAATGCGGCGCGATTTTGTGAACTATCATCAAACGTTCCATCAACCGACCAGCGGGTTTAACAATTCTATCCCTGGCACAGGTCATATCAATGAAATTGGGCATGAACTGATTGCACAACGGCTCGTTCCCCTGCTCGAAGCAATGCGCAAAAAGACAAATTAG
- a CDS encoding asparagine synthetase B family protein translates to MLGYWGYGDQPKLIQRLSELSDAKIATQFCTDQWGFATTQTRLSACGRSTINDVWVNATEASLELGRDAFGRVPLYWIKIESVIWFSTQLKPLLKLTQPTVSHAALYAYTCFSYVPTPLSPIAEIASISAGTTLTWTKDFTCTISETEDWRESSTMIHDETEAVRQLQALLKTAIAHQIEDLPDEPVGVFLSGGIDSSIVAALLVQSGVKVRAYALDFGVEDSELPYAQQVADYLNIPLTLVPAQAKQIIQAIPETARALDAPYGDGVTAPLLLLNQAASQDVRVVFNGEHGDQLFAGWTNKPLIANQVYDSENFTLSKQYLNTFGRLHGCESQIFSNSVYQSIRELDLQPYLGDALNPEKCGSLLAQLRRASLMLKGAQNIQPRATALALSQGLQVRSLFCDPDLTRWTFKISGELMLQGACEKYILKRAVESWLPSEVVWREKRGMRVPLRPWYYGEFWREIGKWLNPGVLRAEGRWQPQIAEQMMSGQMGANLRDRYLGNNLWLLIMWQAWRIEVLGESVGASSWDHPFWLPPQVWQRVRKVRQVFERSF, encoded by the coding sequence ATGTTGGGATATTGGGGCTATGGTGATCAGCCCAAACTGATACAGAGACTCTCTGAACTCAGTGATGCAAAGATAGCAACTCAATTCTGCACTGATCAGTGGGGATTTGCAACGACTCAAACTCGGCTCAGTGCTTGCGGAAGAAGCACTATCAATGATGTGTGGGTCAATGCAACTGAAGCGTCTTTAGAACTAGGTCGAGACGCATTTGGTCGAGTTCCACTTTACTGGATCAAAATTGAATCGGTTATCTGGTTCTCAACCCAGTTGAAGCCTCTGCTCAAACTCACTCAACCGACAGTAAGCCATGCTGCACTGTATGCTTATACTTGCTTTTCTTATGTTCCAACACCGCTAAGCCCGATCGCAGAAATCGCTTCTATCTCTGCTGGCACGACGCTGACTTGGACAAAAGATTTTACTTGCACCATTTCTGAGACTGAAGACTGGCGCGAATCCAGCACAATGATTCACGATGAAACTGAAGCCGTAAGACAGCTTCAAGCACTGTTGAAAACAGCGATCGCACATCAAATTGAAGATTTACCCGATGAGCCTGTTGGTGTATTTCTATCTGGTGGGATTGATTCCTCGATCGTGGCTGCTTTACTAGTTCAATCTGGGGTTAAAGTTCGAGCTTATGCTCTTGATTTTGGCGTAGAAGATTCAGAGCTACCTTACGCGCAGCAAGTTGCAGACTATCTCAACATTCCATTGACTCTAGTTCCAGCCCAAGCGAAACAGATTATTCAAGCTATTCCTGAAACGGCTAGAGCTTTAGATGCACCGTATGGAGATGGTGTAACGGCTCCACTATTGTTGCTCAATCAAGCTGCATCTCAAGATGTTCGCGTTGTATTCAACGGGGAACACGGCGATCAGTTATTTGCAGGCTGGACGAATAAGCCTTTAATTGCGAATCAAGTATACGACTCAGAAAATTTCACGTTATCAAAACAGTATCTCAATACATTTGGCAGATTGCACGGTTGTGAATCTCAAATCTTTTCTAATTCTGTTTACCAAAGTATTCGCGAACTTGATCTCCAACCTTATCTCGGTGATGCTTTGAATCCTGAAAAATGTGGTTCTCTTCTGGCTCAATTAAGGCGTGCATCGCTGATGTTAAAAGGCGCACAGAATATTCAACCACGTGCGACTGCCTTGGCACTTTCACAAGGATTGCAAGTACGATCGCTATTTTGTGATCCCGACCTAACTCGCTGGACATTCAAAATTTCTGGCGAACTGATGTTACAAGGAGCTTGCGAAAAGTACATTCTCAAACGTGCGGTTGAATCTTGGTTGCCCTCAGAGGTCGTTTGGCGAGAGAAACGAGGCATGCGAGTGCCGTTGCGTCCTTGGTACTATGGCGAGTTTTGGCGTGAGATTGGTAAATGGTTGAATCCGGGCGTGCTGCGGGCTGAAGGGCGATGGCAGCCCCAGATTGCAGAACAGATGATGTCAGGACAGATGGGAGCGAATTTACGCGATCGCTATTTAGGCAATAATTTATGGCTTCTGATCATGTGGCAAGCTTGGCGAATTGAAGTCTTGGGAGAATCAGTTGGGGCATCTTCTTGGGATCATCCATTTTGGCTGCCACCGCAAGTCTGGCAGAGAGTCAGAAAAGTTCGGCAAGTTTTTGAGAGGTCGTTCTAG